A single region of the Musa acuminata AAA Group cultivar baxijiao chromosome BXJ1-11, Cavendish_Baxijiao_AAA, whole genome shotgun sequence genome encodes:
- the LOC135597701 gene encoding abscisic acid receptor PYL4-like produces MNHSSLPPLLSHSCNTSVVAMPHSSPKPSPPLHRIGGKLVLGAGASAAAGVPVRCIGHGVPAVVSRHHEHAVEAHQCCSALVQHVAAPVAMVWSVVRRFDQPQTYKHFVKSCHVIDGDGDVGTLREVRIVSGLPAATSRERLEILDDERHVLSFRVVGGEHRLANYRSVTTLHPEAEGCTVVVESYVVDVPAGNTREDTRVFVDTIIRCNLQSLARTAETLAKLPGTAK; encoded by the coding sequence ATGAACCACTCCTCTCTCCCTCCGCTCCTCTCGCACAGCTGTAACACTAGCGTCGTCGCCATGCCCCACTCCTCCCCCAAGCCTTCCCCTCCTCTCCACCGCATCGGCGGCAAGCTGGTCCTGGGGGCGGGGGCATCGGCGGCCGCAGGCGTACCCGTTCGGTGCATCGGCCATGGCGTCCCCGCCGTGGTGTCGCGACACCACGAGCACGCGGTGGAAGCCCACCAGTGCTGCTCGGCCTTGGTGCAGCACGTCGCGGCGCCGGTGGCCATGGTGTGGTCGGTGGTGCGCCGCTTCGACCAGCCGCAGACCTACAAGCACTTCGTGAAGAGCTGCCACGTGATCGACGGCGACGGTGACGTCGGCACCCTTCGGGAGGTCCGCATCGTGTCCGGCCTGCCGGCGGCGACCAGCCGGGAGCGCCTCGAGATCCTCGACGACGAGCGCCACGTGCTCAGCTTCCGGGTGGTCGGCGGGGAGCACCGCCTCGCCAACTACCGCTCCGTCACAACCCTCCACCCGGAGGCCGAGGGGTGCACGGTGGTGGTGGAGTCGTACGTGGTGGACGTGCCGGCGGGGAACACCAGGGAGGACACGCGCGTCTTCGTCGACACCATCATCCGGTGCAATCTGCAGTCCCTGGCGCGCACAGCCGAGACCCTGGCCAAGCTCCCGGGAACAGCCAAGTAA